One region of Malania oleifera isolate guangnan ecotype guangnan chromosome 6, ASM2987363v1, whole genome shotgun sequence genomic DNA includes:
- the LOC131157085 gene encoding probable xyloglucan endotransglucosylase/hydrolase protein 26, with protein MGSLRCLFVAAFIVAFEHSLVDAKFSNSVFFNWGSGNAAIQGDGENLQLVLDRNSGSGIQSKRAFLFGSVEMLIKLVPGNSAGTVTAYYWSSTGNFHDEIDYEFLGNVSGQPYIIHTNIYTHGNGSKEQQFYPWFDPTADFHNYTIHWNPNEIVWYIDGIPIRVFRNYEIEGIAFPNKQGMRVYSSLWNADNWATRGGLDKIDWNSAPFIARFSRFRARACKWNGPVSINQCASNSTANWWTSPVYSSLSYAKMGQMNWVRDNYMIYDYCKDTARFNGQMPPECYKQQF; from the exons ATGGGGAGCTTACGTTGTTTGTTCGTGGCGGCATTCATCGTAGCATTTGAACATAGCTTAGTTGATGCGAAGTTTTCGAACAGTGTGTTTTTCAATTGGGGCTCTGGCAACGCTGCAATTCAAGGAGACGGCGAGAATCTTCAACTTGTGTTGGATAGAAATTCAG GCTCAGGTATTCAGTCAAAGAGAGCATTCCTGTTTGGAAGTGTAGAAATGCTAATCAAGTTAGTACCAGGAAACTCTGCTGGAACAGTCACAGCCTACTAC TGGTCCTCTACTGGAAACTTCCATGATGAGATTGACTACGAGTTCTTAGGAAATGTTTCTGGGCAGCCTTACATTATCCACACCAATATTTATACCCACGGAAATGGAAGCAAAGAGCAGCAATTCTACCCCTGGTTTGACCCAACTGCTGATTTCCACAACTATACCATTCACTGGAACCCCAATGAAATTGT GTGGTACATTGATGGAATTCCAATTCGAGTTTTCCGAAACTATGAGATTGAGGGAATTGCTTTCCCTAACAAGCAGGGGATGCGAGTTTATTCAAGCCTATGGAATGCTGACAACTGGGCAACTAGAGGTGGGCTTGACAAGATAGACTGGAACAGTGCACCGTTCATAGCCAGATTCAGTAGATTCAGGGCGAGGGCTTGCAAATGGAATGGACCAGTCAGCATCAATCAATGTGCCTCCAACTCCACAGCTAACTGGTGGACCTCACCAGTGTACAGCAGCTTGAGTTATGCTAAGATGGGTCAGATGAACTGGGTCAGAGACAACTACATGATTTACGACTATTGCAAAGATACTGCAAGATTTAATGGACAGATGCCTCCGGAATGTTATAAACAACAATTCTAA